One genomic segment of Streptomyces liangshanensis includes these proteins:
- a CDS encoding GNAT family N-acetyltransferase, translating to MLLETPRLRLRHFRADDVPAFSAYRSDPDVARYQGWTAPVPVEEAAALVKKFAADDPALPGWFQYAIELKADGCLIGDVGVNLHENLMQADLGFTLAADRQGHGYATEAVRAVLDDLFARGLRRVSAECDLRNTRSAHLLERVGFQREGLRPAFSWFKGEWTDDLLFGLLADRRPPSA from the coding sequence GTGCTGCTCGAAACCCCCCGGCTCCGCCTGCGCCACTTCCGGGCCGACGACGTGCCCGCCTTCTCGGCCTACCGGTCCGACCCGGACGTCGCCCGCTACCAGGGCTGGACCGCGCCGGTGCCCGTCGAGGAGGCCGCGGCGCTCGTCAAGAAGTTCGCCGCCGACGACCCCGCCCTGCCCGGCTGGTTCCAGTACGCGATCGAGCTCAAGGCCGACGGCTGCCTGATCGGCGACGTCGGGGTGAACCTGCACGAGAACCTGATGCAGGCCGACCTGGGCTTCACGCTCGCCGCCGACCGGCAGGGCCACGGCTACGCCACGGAGGCCGTACGGGCCGTGCTCGACGACCTGTTCGCGCGCGGCCTGCGCAGGGTGTCGGCGGAGTGCGACCTCCGCAACACCCGCTCCGCCCACCTGCTGGAACGGGTCGGCTTCCAGCGCGAGGGCCTGCGTCCCGCGTTCAGCTGGTTCAAGGGCGAGTGGACCGACGACCTGCTCTTCGGCCTCCTCGCGGACCGCCGGCCGCCCTCAGCCTGA
- a CDS encoding MarR family winged helix-turn-helix transcriptional regulator — protein MTGRRNEAARAAVDLSLALGRLRGRLRAEGGPGSSVWTRSQLAALHRVAGGPPATTSDLAAAEYMRPQSMAQTLAALEKGGLITRHPDPDDGRRFLVVATDEGRDVLRAAMEGREAWLAYAIETTLSPAELAALPGLIEVLDRLAASPPGVPSHRSG, from the coding sequence ATGACCGGTCGGAGGAACGAGGCGGCGCGGGCGGCGGTGGACCTGTCGCTCGCCCTGGGCAGGCTGCGGGGACGGTTGCGCGCGGAGGGCGGTCCCGGCTCGTCGGTGTGGACCAGGAGCCAGCTCGCCGCCCTGCACCGGGTGGCCGGCGGGCCGCCCGCCACGACCAGCGACCTGGCGGCGGCGGAGTACATGCGCCCCCAGTCGATGGCGCAGACGCTGGCCGCGCTGGAGAAGGGCGGGCTCATCACCCGCCACCCCGACCCCGACGACGGCCGCCGGTTCCTGGTGGTGGCCACGGACGAGGGGCGGGACGTGCTGCGCGCCGCCATGGAGGGGCGCGAGGCGTGGCTGGCGTACGCCATCGAGACGACGCTGAGCCCCGCGGAGCTGGCGGCCCTGCCGGGGCTGATCGAGGTGCTCGACCGGCTGGCCGCGTCCCCGCCCGGCGTACCGTCGCACCGCTCAGGCTGA
- the sthA gene encoding Si-specific NAD(P)(+) transhydrogenase, producing MPDFDMLVIGSGPGGQKAAIAAAKLGRRVAIVDRPDMVGGVSIHTGTVPSKTLREAVLYLTGLSQRDLYGQSYRLKEEITVADLTARTQHVVSREVDVVRNQLARNQITLLSGTGRFVDDHTVAVRDGAGQDRLLTADHIVIATGTRPARPSTVEFDDRTVMDSDSVLNMADVPRSMVIVGAGVIGMEYASMFAALGSKITVVEQRDGMLDFCDVEVVEALKYRLRDLAVTFRFGETVAAVERHEHGTLTVLESGKKIAADAVMYSAGRQGLTDELDLDKAGLSADKRGRISVDEHYRTTVPHIYAVGDVIGFPALAATSMEQGRAAAYHACDEPVNAMHHLQPIGIYTIPEISFIGKTEDQLTDEKVPFEVGVSRYRELARGQIIGDTHGMLKLLVSPGDRRLLGVHCFGSGATELIHIGQAVMGCGGTVDYLVDAVFNYPTLAESYKVAALDVTNKIRQIDRMER from the coding sequence GTGCCCGACTTCGACATGCTTGTCATCGGATCAGGACCGGGCGGCCAGAAGGCCGCCATCGCCGCGGCCAAGCTCGGTCGCCGGGTGGCGATCGTCGACCGCCCCGACATGGTCGGGGGCGTCTCCATCCATACGGGGACGGTCCCGTCCAAGACCCTGCGCGAGGCGGTGCTCTACCTCACCGGGCTCAGCCAGCGTGACCTGTACGGCCAGAGCTACCGGCTCAAGGAAGAGATCACCGTCGCGGACCTGACGGCCCGTACGCAGCACGTGGTCAGCCGTGAGGTCGACGTCGTGCGCAACCAGCTGGCCAGGAACCAGATCACGCTGCTCTCGGGCACCGGGCGGTTCGTGGACGACCACACCGTGGCCGTACGGGACGGCGCGGGCCAGGACCGGCTGCTGACCGCCGACCACATCGTCATCGCGACGGGCACGCGCCCGGCACGCCCCTCGACCGTGGAGTTCGACGACCGTACGGTCATGGACTCGGACAGCGTCCTCAACATGGCCGACGTGCCGCGGTCCATGGTGATCGTGGGCGCCGGGGTCATCGGCATGGAGTACGCGTCCATGTTCGCGGCCCTCGGCAGCAAGATCACCGTGGTGGAACAGCGCGACGGCATGCTGGACTTCTGCGACGTCGAGGTCGTGGAGGCGCTCAAGTACCGCCTGCGGGACCTGGCCGTGACGTTCCGGTTCGGCGAGACGGTCGCGGCGGTGGAGCGGCACGAGCACGGCACGCTGACCGTCCTGGAGAGCGGCAAGAAGATAGCCGCCGACGCGGTGATGTACTCGGCGGGGCGCCAGGGGCTGACGGACGAACTCGACCTGGACAAGGCGGGGCTCAGCGCCGACAAGCGCGGGCGCATCAGTGTGGACGAGCACTACCGCACGACCGTGCCGCACATCTACGCCGTCGGGGACGTCATAGGCTTCCCCGCGCTGGCCGCGACCTCCATGGAGCAGGGCCGCGCCGCCGCGTACCACGCGTGCGACGAGCCGGTGAACGCGATGCACCACCTCCAGCCGATCGGGATCTACACGATTCCGGAGATCAGCTTCATCGGGAAGACCGAGGACCAGCTGACCGACGAGAAGGTGCCGTTCGAGGTCGGCGTCTCGCGCTACCGCGAGCTGGCCAGGGGCCAGATCATCGGCGACACGCACGGCATGCTGAAACTGCTGGTCTCACCGGGGGACCGGCGGCTGCTGGGAGTGCACTGCTTCGGCTCCGGGGCGACCGAGCTGATCCACATCGGCCAGGCCGTGATGGGGTGCGGCGGGACGGTCGACTACCTGGTGGACGCGGTGTTCAACTATCCGACGCTCGCCGAGTCGTACAAGGTCGCGGCGCTCGACGTGACGAACAAGATCCGGCAGATCGACCGCATGGAGCGCTGA